One stretch of bacterium DNA includes these proteins:
- a CDS encoding NADH-quinone oxidoreductase subunit K, with translation MSFLSDYIYYIGAFGLVAIGLFIMLTKHNLIKMIIGISILETGVNLFLISVGYITDGTAPIFSRPGLSAATMVDPVPQALVLTAIVIGLAVLALALSLSIKAYKHFGSLDLRKIKELKW, from the coding sequence ATGAGTTTTTTATCCGACTATATTTATTATATCGGCGCCTTCGGCTTGGTAGCTATAGGATTGTTCATAATGCTGACCAAGCACAATTTGATAAAAATGATAATTGGAATCAGCATTCTCGAAACGGGAGTCAATCTATTTCTCATCTCTGTGGGATACATTACCGATGGAACAGCGCCGATATTTTCGCGTCCCGGCCTTAGCGCCGCCACGATGGTCGATCCTGTTCCGCAGGCACTGGTTTTAACCGCAATTGTTATAGGATTAGCCGTATTGGCTTTAGCTCTTTCGTTATCGATAAAAGCCTATAAACATTTTGGAAGCCTTGATTTAAGGAAGATTAAGGAGCTAAAGTGGTAA
- a CDS encoding Na(+)/H(+) antiporter subunit B produces MLIIAWGIVVSLQNIPFGVSKTKVGSHYLENGVEETGASNIVTSVVLGYRGFDTLGEVTVLFLAALALGTVLASLKKKSDKKVEQASLILTTGCKFLFPLILLFGVYIFIHGHLTPGGGFQGGAIIASGFLLVYLGCRGKRINESASKAVESIGGLALIVLGLIGLTVGRHYFLSNFLPHGTLNTLFSAGIIPILYIAIGLKVGSELSGIIDRLIEES; encoded by the coding sequence ATGCTAATTATTGCATGGGGAATTGTAGTTTCCCTGCAAAATATACCTTTCGGTGTATCCAAGACAAAGGTCGGCAGTCATTATCTGGAAAATGGTGTCGAGGAAACCGGTGCTTCGAATATTGTAACCTCGGTCGTTCTAGGTTATAGGGGTTTCGATACTTTGGGCGAAGTAACCGTGCTTTTTCTGGCGGCATTGGCATTGGGGACGGTGTTGGCGTCGCTGAAAAAGAAATCCGATAAAAAGGTAGAACAGGCAAGTCTAATACTCACTACAGGCTGCAAATTCCTTTTTCCTCTTATTCTATTATTCGGAGTATATATTTTTATTCACGGCCACCTCACTCCGGGTGGAGGATTTCAGGGTGGTGCAATAATAGCCTCCGGTTTTCTTTTAGTCTATCTCGGCTGTAGAGGAAAGAGGATTAACGAATCCGCAAGTAAAGCGGTCGAATCGATCGGAGGACTAGCGCTTATAGTGTTGGGATTGATCGGCCTTACGGTCGGCAGACACTATTTCCTTTCTAATTTCCTTCCTCACGGCACCTTGAACACGTTATTTAGTGCGGGTATTATACCTATTTTATATATCGCGATCGGGTTAAAAGTGGGTTCGGAGTTAAGCGGCATTATCGACCGGCTTATAGAGGAGAGCTAA
- a CDS encoding DUF4040 domain-containing protein, whose amino-acid sequence MIIIVSLLVLFMLASAIAAMVFRDLISAVIAACMVSLVAAVLFFFLQAPDVAMAEASIGAALVTAVFIIAIKKTTRYEE is encoded by the coding sequence ATGATTATCATTGTAAGTTTATTGGTGCTTTTTATGTTGGCTTCGGCAATCGCGGCTATGGTTTTTCGCGATTTGATTAGCGCGGTTATAGCTGCATGTATGGTTAGTCTTGTTGCGGCAGTCCTTTTCTTTTTCTTACAAGCTCCCGATGTTGCTATGGCGGAGGCTTCAATAGGAGCCGCATTAGTGACGGCTGTCTTCATTATCGCAATTAAGAAAACAACGAGGTATGAAGAGTGA
- a CDS encoding Na+/H+ antiporter subunit G, with protein sequence MEIFGLVITGIGVVFLMLGNFGILRLPDVYNRIQAGTKCTTFGAFFTIVGVGILQPDWFWKCLLVAVFILITNPISSHAIARASKKAGVRLCDQSVIDKSEEF encoded by the coding sequence ATGGAAATCTTTGGCTTAGTGATAACAGGAATCGGAGTAGTATTTCTAATGCTCGGGAACTTCGGTATCTTAAGGCTTCCCGATGTATATAACAGAATTCAGGCGGGCACTAAATGCACGACTTTCGGCGCTTTTTTCACTATAGTCGGGGTTGGTATTCTGCAACCCGACTGGTTTTGGAAATGCCTTCTTGTGGCCGTCTTCATTTTAATAACCAATCCAATATCGAGTCACGCTATTGCTAGAGCCTCAAAAAAGGCCGGAGTAAGACTTTGCGATCAAAGTGTTATCGATAAATCGGAAGAGTTTTAG
- a CDS encoding cation:proton antiporter, translating into MNQAITIVFLSLITLGLLFSIIRMLLGPTASDRAVAVDTITTTVVAMLVLLALVFDRYVYIDVSLVYSLLAFVGLVAMARYLEGGI; encoded by the coding sequence ATGAATCAGGCAATAACTATTGTTTTTCTTAGCTTAATAACGCTGGGGCTCCTTTTCAGCATTATCAGGATGTTGTTGGGGCCGACCGCCTCTGACAGGGCTGTTGCTGTCGATACCATAACTACCACAGTAGTTGCAATGCTTGTGCTGCTGGCCTTAGTGTTCGATCGCTATGTTTATATTGACGTATCGTTGGTTTATTCCCTGCTGGCCTTCGTAGGATTGGTAGCGATGGCAAGATATCTTGAAGGTGGGATCTAA
- a CDS encoding Na+/H+ antiporter subunit E, which yields MSEKNNNKTPPIRNFLYLFIILLILWVVLTSSLNWQELLVGVLISLALALFLSNRYSDLGLPPISIKRILYSIAYIFVLFKEIIVANFDVAYRVLHPKMPIKPGIIIIKTDLKQDIAKTILANSITLTPGTFTLDIKDDKLLIHWIYVRCDGIAESTKEIGERFEKYLKVIFA from the coding sequence ATGTCAGAAAAAAACAATAATAAAACTCCTCCTATCAGGAATTTTCTATACCTTTTTATTATTTTGTTGATTCTCTGGGTAGTTTTGACTTCCAGTTTAAATTGGCAGGAACTATTAGTAGGAGTTCTGATTAGTCTGGCATTAGCGCTTTTCCTTAGTAACAGGTATTCTGATTTGGGTCTTCCGCCTATTTCAATTAAGCGGATTCTGTATTCAATTGCCTATATCTTTGTCTTATTTAAGGAAATAATTGTTGCCAATTTTGATGTTGCCTATCGCGTGCTTCATCCTAAGATGCCAATAAAACCGGGAATTATAATAATAAAAACCGATTTGAAACAAGATATAGCCAAAACAATTTTAGCGAACTCGATAACACTAACCCCCGGCACGTTTACACTTGACATAAAAGACGATAAATTACTTATACACTGGATTTACGTCCGTTGTGATGGAATAGCTGAATCTACAAAAGAAATCGGTGAACGATTTGAAAAATATTTAAAGGTAATATTCGCATGA
- a CDS encoding redox-sensing transcriptional repressor Rex, whose amino-acid sequence MIKIPDETIGRLFPYLRALTCLSKEGTTVVLSSKLAEICKIKPSMIRKDLSYFGDFGKRGVGYNVADLKQEIKKILHIDKSQTIALVGVGNIGKALLSFPGFESEGFRIVMAFDNDPQKIGQSFHNIVVEDEKNLEQRIEAESIQCVIIAVPESIAVKISYRLAKSGVKSLLSFTPCQLKLPKGIKTSCIDLSTEIARLIYYSG is encoded by the coding sequence ATGATAAAAATTCCCGATGAAACTATAGGTCGTCTCTTTCCCTATCTGAGAGCTTTAACTTGTCTTAGCAAAGAGGGCACAACCGTTGTTTTGTCTTCTAAATTAGCGGAGATATGCAAAATCAAACCGTCTATGATTAGAAAAGACCTTTCATATTTTGGGGATTTCGGCAAACGCGGTGTCGGATACAATGTTGCGGATTTAAAACAGGAGATAAAAAAAATTCTGCATATAGATAAGTCCCAAACGATAGCTTTAGTCGGTGTTGGAAACATAGGAAAAGCCTTGCTTTCCTTCCCCGGATTCGAGTCCGAGGGTTTCAGGATTGTTATGGCTTTCGATAACGATCCCCAGAAAATTGGTCAAAGTTTCCACAATATTGTTGTCGAGGATGAAAAGAATCTGGAGCAAAGAATTGAAGCGGAGAGTATTCAGTGCGTGATTATAGCTGTGCCGGAAAGCATCGCCGTTAAAATTTCGTATCGTCTTGCTAAATCAGGAGTAAAGTCTTTATTGTCTTTTACACCGTGCCAATTGAAGTTACCTAAAGGTATTAAAACGAGCTGCATCGATTTAAGCACGGAAATAGCGAGATTAATTTATTATTCAGGATAA